A region from the Halichondria panicea chromosome 11, odHalPani1.1, whole genome shotgun sequence genome encodes:
- the LOC135343845 gene encoding mucin-2-like isoform X2, whose amino-acid sequence MELTSSSWVVVPQGWQRELEGTIIYYLSPDNRKLSSLEEVITHLVSEGTCKCGLRCPVDVKKLFDFDPDKIPLPDHDENVLPEHSHCKKDRRPKFRKFSMKSQKAVTPDKAGAKTDAVSPELSASTPPKKSVGVKRTMSFALLPEVRVSKKLKFAPKTFTVTSSSKIDGNKKKRRWSSGRMKLKNSCQSSEEDEVSKTKKLMSLLKKTNITLSTDIPGKSANKQMELALKSPPTNSASGGGFVRSRSQSGYCNVQEILKQAKLSLSRESIQNPMLIEEPLPLTHNSNSVSEKSSAPSTNSKEKLVSNSSKSGSNQVTPSPEETLLSPIIALLKTNTNISSETQKHVPNNASSTKGTKIRVRNPFQKSKNVTATTKSDCKDSDVDIKTMMCIDEGTTTTVLSESCNQATINHSNLNENQSAENTSSPMSVQHVENMNFLLSKQPFPTITDPRDDELGYLMDQLLPDPMDDITTMDLGGGAPVESGGNHLPPTLLTTEVETNGITQLFNGKTVSETFDGNMLALLEETSSFKLPSSQELSKLMQNAMELADDTSQVAMPTNDNASKACSVRSSTSPLDSPCLGIGDQNCLPNSQKIEADPDPLEKVTTLLHAELSSNVQDLNRSTEHSICDNDDGTSQNESAENKLYSLKSGASTPSSPGGIAGQEDIDDVRIQETEHTTIQNNGMLKSDDEESITDNLCKADSANSPELSGHDDIMPQSNAVCFDSLKPSQVNPTNTKSEATIPDLEPPSLDTILNTNSSLSNIQPCANSNSNNHEMQSPKQHSTDPVIISDQSIDSQSEGFRETLQPSEDQSLTNPLMDTIPSEDQDSQATTNPSMDKPSENQDSYHPLMDKPSEDQDSQSPSMDTIPSEDQATTNPSMDKPSEDQDSHHPLMDKPSENQDSQSPSMDTIPSEDQATTNPSIDKPSKDQDSHHPSMDKPSEDQDSQSPSMDTIQSEDQATTNPSMDKPSEDQDSHHPSIDKPSEDQDSQSPSMDTIPSEDQATTNPSMDTIPSEDQDSQATTNPSMDKPSEDQESQSLTNPLMDTIPSEDQDSQATTNPSMDKPSEDQDSHNPLMDLPSEDQDSQVPTNPSMDTTPSEDQDSQATTNPSMDKPSEDQDSHNPLMDKPSEDQDSQSPSMDTILSEDQHSNNPLMDVPSEDQDSQAPTNPSMDTIPSEDQDSQAPTNPSMDTIPSEDQGSQAPTNPSISTFLVEQFLGDDQQSGSSVLTRSAQLKSADSFSKPALGFSPLVTDNELGVSHSTSASLKSSVKLENGQTNEPPETTDLINGSGTKTNTEKTMVDHKDDPFLLDFEEGFDSLSNLNFRKLYPTRSKSRPASNHALSLSKVLGKRGRSVPMELKSPFSETSSVGDSVFEEKKCDAPKRGKRKNLTESRPSRKVKVSTPHSSTTSAPDLEPSTAPDTPTMVGDIVWAKASQLPGWPGRIISHKKRRGMGTPPENMVWVEWFGSGSTVSMVDVANVRPLEEGVKTRGAFKNKKKKKLEKAISLARKALQAK is encoded by the exons ATGGAGTTGACTTCCTCTTCGTGGGTGGTGGTGCCTCAGGGCTGGCAGAGGGAGCTGGAGGGGACCATCATCTACTACCTCAG TCCTGACAATCGCAAGCTCTCCTCTCTGGAGGAAGTCATCACTCACCTAGTCTCAGAGGGTACCTGCAAATGTGGCCTTCGATGTCCCGTAGACGTGAAAAAACTGTTCGACTTTGACCCCGATAAAATACCTCTACCTGACCACGACGAAAATGTACTGCCCGAACACTCGCACTGCAAAAAAGATCGACGGCCAAAGTTTCGTAAATTTTCAATGAAGTCTCAAAAGGCAGTTACTCCTGACAAAGCAGGTGCTAAAACTGATGCTGTTTCTCCAGAGTTAAGTGCAAGTACTCCGCCTAAAAAATCTGTCGGTGTGAAACGAACTATGTCCTTTGCACTCCTTCCTGAAGTAAGAGTCAGTAAAAAGTTGAAGTTTGCACCAAAAACATTTACAGTCACTTCCTCTAGTAAAATTGACGGGAATAAAAAGAAACGAAGGTGGTCTTCAGGCAGAATGAAGTTGAAAAATTCATGCCAATCATCTGAAGAGGACGAAGTATCAAAAACGAAAAAACTGATGTCACTTTTGAAAAAAACAAATATCACCCTCAGTACAGATATTCCCGGCAAGTCAGCGAACAAACAGATGGAGTTAGCGCTTAAATCACCCCCTACAAATTCTGCAAGTGGTGGTGGTTTTGTACGGTCAAGGTCCCAGAGTGGGTATTGCAATGTACAGGAGATCCTCAAGCAGGCCAAACTGAGTTTGTCTAGAGAGAGTATTCAAAACCCTATGCTAATTGAAGAACCACTGCCACTGACGCACAACTCAAACAGTGTCTCGGAGAAGTCGTCTGCACCTTCTACTAATAGTAAAGAAAAATTAGTCAGCAACTCGAGCAAGAGTGGCAGCAACCAAGTTACACCAAGTCCTGAGGAAACCCTTCTCTCTCCTATTATAGCGTTATTAAAAACTAATACAAATATTTCATCTGAGACCCAAAAACACGTTCCAAATAATGCCAGTTCCACGAAGGGAACAAAGATACGTGTAAGAAATCCATTCCAGAAGTCCAAAAATGTGACCGCAACGACTAAATCTGACTGTAAAGATTCTGATGTTGATATAAAAACTATGATGTGTATTGACGAAGGAACAACTACCACTGTACTCTCAGAGAGCTGCAACCAAGCAACTATCAACCACAGTAATCTCAATGAAAATCAATCTGCTGAAAATACATCTTCTCCTATGAGCGTACAGCATGTTGAAAATATGAACTTCTTGCTATCCAAACAACCTTTTCCCACCATCACTGATCCCCGTGACGATGAACTCGGATACCTCATGGACCAACTTCTCCCAGATCCTATGGATGATATAACGACGATGGACTTGGGGGGAGGTGCTCCCGTAGAGAGCGGAGGGAATCATTTACCACCAACTCTGCTAACAACTGAAGTTGAAACAAATGGAATTACGCAATTATTTAATGGGAAAACAGTGTCTGAAACTTTTGATGGAAACATGCTAGCGTTGCTTGAAGAAACTTCTTCATTTAAACTTCCTTCCTCTCAAGAACTTTCCAAATTGATGCAAAATGCAATGGAATTAGCCGATGATACTTCTCAAGTTGCCATGCCTACCAACGACAATGCAAGTAAAGCCTGTTCCGTTCGTTCTTCTACATCCCCACTTGACTCACCATGCCTTGGGATTGGAGATCAAAATTGTTTGCCTAACTCTCAAAAAATTGAAGCAGACCCTGACCCACTCGAAAAG GTCACAACGTTGCTCCATGCTGAATTGAGTTCAAACGTTCAAGATCTCAATAGAAGCACTGAGCACAGTATTTGTGATAATGATGACGGCACTTCTCAGAATGAGTCCGCTGAAAACAAACTATATTCCCTGAAGTCAGGTGCAAGTACTCCATCTTCACCTGGTGGCATTGCCGGCCAAGAAGACATCGATGACGTTAGAATTCAAGAAACCGAACACACTACAATACAGAACAATGGTATGCTAAAGTCAGATGATGAGGAGTCAATAACAGACAATTTGTGCaaagctgactcagcaaatTCTCCGGAGCTCTCTGGACATGATGATATTATGCCACAATCCAATGCCGTCTGTTTCGATAGCTTGAAGCCCTCACAAGTCAACCCTACAAATACAAAATCTGAGGCAACCATTCCCGATCTTGAACCACCTTCTCTGGACACAATATTGAACACCAACTCTTCATTATCGAATATTCAGCCCTGCGCGAACTCAAATTCCAACAACCATGAAATGCAGTCACCTAAACAGCACTCCACCGATCCTGTCATTATCTCTGATCAGTCTATAGACTCACAATCTGAGGGGTTCAGGGAAACGTTGCAGCCATCTGAAGACCAATCCCTTACTAATCCATTGATGGACACCATACCATCCGAAGACCAAGACTCACAAGCCACTACCAATCCATCGATGGACAAACCATCTGAAAACCAAGACTCATACCATCCATTGATGGACAAACCATCTGAAGACCAAGACTCACAATCTCCATCAATGGACACTATACCATCCGAAGACCAAGCCACTACCAATCCATCGATGGACAAACCATCTGAAGACCAAGACTCACACCATCCATTGATGGACAAACCATCTGAAAACCAAGACTCACAATCTCCATCAATGGACACTATACCATCCGAAGACCAAGCCACTACCAATCCATCGATAGACAAACCATCTAAAGACCAAGACTCACACCATCCATCGATGGACAAACCATCTGAAGACCAAGACTCACAATCTCCATCAATGGACACTATACAATCCGAAGACCAAGCCACTACCAATCCATCGATGGACAAACCATCTGAAGACCAAGACTCACACCATCCATCGATTGACAAACCATCTGAAGACCAAGACTCACAATCTCCATCAATGGACACTATACCATCCGAAGACCAAGCCACTACCAATCCATCGATGGACACCATACCGTCTGAAGACCAAGACTCACAAGCCACTACCAATCCATCGATGGACAAACCATCTGAAGACCAAGAATCACAATCCCTTACTAATCCATTGATGGACACCATACCATCCGAAGACCAAGACTCACAAGCCACTACCAATCCATCGATGGACAAACCATCTGAAGACCAAGACTCACACAATCCATTGATGGACTTACCATCTGAAGACCAAGACTCACAAGTACCTACCAATCCATCGATGGACACCACACCATCCGAAGACCAAGACTCACAAGCCACTACCAATCCATCGATGGACAAACCATCTGAAGACCAAGACTCACACAATCCATTGATGGACAAACCATCTGAAGACCAAGACTCACAATCTCCATCAATGGACACTATACTATCTGAAGACCAACACTCAAACAATCCATTGATGGACGTACCGTCTGAAGACCAAGACTCACAAGCCCCTACCAATCCATCGATGGACACCATACCATCTGAAGACCAAGACTCACAAGCTCCTACCAATCCATCGATGGACACTATACCGTCTGAAGACCAAGGCTCACAAGCCCCTACCAATCCATCGATTAGCACCTTTTTAGTGGAGCAGTTTCTCGGTGATGACCAGCAATCAGGCTCTTCCGTTCTTACCCGCTCTGCTCAGTTAAAAAGTGCGGATAGTTTCAGCAAACCTGCTCTAGGGTTTTCTCCGCTCGTGACTGACAATGAACTCGGTGTCTCACACTCTACCTCTGCTTCATTAAAGTCTAGCGTGAAACTCGAAAATGGACAAACAAACGAACCACCTGAAACCACAGATTTAATCAACGGCTCAGGTACAAAGACAAACACTGAGAAAACCATGGTTGATCATAAAGACGATCCTTTTCTGCTAGATTTTGAGGAAGGTTTTGATTCGTTGTCAAACTTAAATTTCCGCAAATTGTACCCGACTCGTTCCAAGTCTCGCCCGGCCTCCAATCATGCTCTCTCCTTAAGCAAGGTTCTGGGTAAGCGAGGGAGGTCAGTTCCTATGGAACTAAAGTCCCCCTTCAGTGAGACGAGCAGTGTGGGTGACAGTGTGTTCGAGGAGAAGAAGTGCGATGCACCTAAGAGAGGGAAGAGGAAGAA tttaactgagagcaGACCCTCCAGGAAGGTCAAAGTGTCTACTCCTCACTCCTCCACCACCAGTGCACCTGATCT GGAGCCCTCTACCGCCCCCGACACACCCACAATG gtggggGACATTGTATGGGCGAAAGCGTCCCAGCTTCCCGGATGGCCTGGCCGGATAATTTCTCACAAGAAGAGGCGAGGGATGGGAACACCACCAGAGAACatg GTATGGGTAGAATGGTTCGGTAGTGGGTCCACCGTCAGTATGGTGGATGTGGCTAATGTGAGGCCTCTGGAAGAGGGTGTCAAAACCAGAGGGGCAttcaagaacaagaaaaagaaaaaattgGAAAAAGCAATAAGTCTGGCTCGAAAGGCTTTACAAGCCAAATAA
- the LOC135343845 gene encoding mucin-2-like isoform X1, with translation MELTSSSWVVVPQGWQRELEGTIIYYLSPDNRKLSSLEEVITHLVSEGTCKCGLRCPVDVKKLFDFDPDKIPLPDHDENVLPEHSHCKKDRRPKFRKFSMKSQKAVTPDKAGAKTDAVSPELSASTPPKKSVGVKRTMSFALLPEVRVSKKLKFAPKTFTVTSSSKIDGNKKKRRWSSGRMKLKNSCQSSEEDEVSKTKKLMSLLKKTNITLSTDIPGKSANKQMELALKSPPTNSASGGGFVRSRSQSGYCNVQEILKQAKLSLSRESIQNPMLIEEPLPLTHNSNSVSEKSSAPSTNSKEKLVSNSSKSGSNQVTPSPEETLLSPIIALLKTNTNISSETQKHVPNNASSTKGTKIRVRNPFQKSKNVTATTKSDCKDSDVDIKTMMCIDEGTTTTVLSESCNQATINHSNLNENQSAENTSSPMSVQHVENMNFLLSKQPFPTITDPRDDELGYLMDQLLPDPMDDITTMDLGGGAPVESGGNHLPPTLLTTEVETNGITQLFNGKTVSETFDGNMLALLEETSSFKLPSSQELSKLMQNAMELADDTSQVAMPTNDNASKACSVRSSTSPLDSPCLGIGDQNCLPNSQKIEADPDPLEKVTTLLHAELSSNVQDLNRSTEHSICDNDDGTSQNESAENKLYSLKSGASTPSSPGGIAGQEDIDDVRIQETEHTTIQNNGMLKSDDEESITDNLCKADSANSPELSGHDDIMPQSNAVCFDSLKPSQVNPTNTKSEATIPDLEPPSLDTILNTNSSLSNIQPCANSNSNNHEMQSPKQHSTDPVIISDQSIDSQSEGFRETLQPSEDQSLTNPLMDTIPSEDQDSQATTNPSMDKPSENQDSYHPLMDKPSEDQDSQSPSMDTIPSEDQATTNPSMDKPSEDQDSHHPLMDKPSENQDSQSPSMDTIPSEDQATTNPSIDKPSKDQDSHHPSMDKPSEDQDSQSPSMDTIQSEDQATTNPSMDKPSEDQDSHHPSIDKPSEDQDSQSPSMDTIPSEDQATTNPSMDTIPSEDQDSQATTNPSMDKPSEDQESQSLTNPLMDTIPSEDQDSQATTNPSMDKPSEDQDSHNPLMDLPSEDQDSQVPTNPSMDTTPSEDQDSQATTNPSMDKPSEDQDSHNPLMDKPSEDQDSQSPSMDTILSEDQHSNNPLMDVPSEDQDSQAPTNPSMDTIPSEDQDSQAPTNPSMDTIPSEDQGSQAPTNPSISTFLVEQFLGDDQQSGSSVLTRSAQLKSADSFSKPALGFSPLVTDNELGVSHSTSASLKSSVKLENGQTNEPPETTDLINGSGTKTNTEKTMVDHKDDPFLLDFEEGFDSLSNLNFRKLYPTRSKSRPASNHALSLSKVLGKRGRSVPMELKSPFSETSSVGDSVFEEKKCDAPKRGKRKNLTESRPSRKVKVSTPHSSTTSAPDLEPSTAPDTPTEPSTAPDTPTMVGDIVWAKASQLPGWPGRIISHKKRRGMGTPPENMVWVEWFGSGSTVSMVDVANVRPLEEGVKTRGAFKNKKKKKLEKAISLARKALQAK, from the exons ATGGAGTTGACTTCCTCTTCGTGGGTGGTGGTGCCTCAGGGCTGGCAGAGGGAGCTGGAGGGGACCATCATCTACTACCTCAG TCCTGACAATCGCAAGCTCTCCTCTCTGGAGGAAGTCATCACTCACCTAGTCTCAGAGGGTACCTGCAAATGTGGCCTTCGATGTCCCGTAGACGTGAAAAAACTGTTCGACTTTGACCCCGATAAAATACCTCTACCTGACCACGACGAAAATGTACTGCCCGAACACTCGCACTGCAAAAAAGATCGACGGCCAAAGTTTCGTAAATTTTCAATGAAGTCTCAAAAGGCAGTTACTCCTGACAAAGCAGGTGCTAAAACTGATGCTGTTTCTCCAGAGTTAAGTGCAAGTACTCCGCCTAAAAAATCTGTCGGTGTGAAACGAACTATGTCCTTTGCACTCCTTCCTGAAGTAAGAGTCAGTAAAAAGTTGAAGTTTGCACCAAAAACATTTACAGTCACTTCCTCTAGTAAAATTGACGGGAATAAAAAGAAACGAAGGTGGTCTTCAGGCAGAATGAAGTTGAAAAATTCATGCCAATCATCTGAAGAGGACGAAGTATCAAAAACGAAAAAACTGATGTCACTTTTGAAAAAAACAAATATCACCCTCAGTACAGATATTCCCGGCAAGTCAGCGAACAAACAGATGGAGTTAGCGCTTAAATCACCCCCTACAAATTCTGCAAGTGGTGGTGGTTTTGTACGGTCAAGGTCCCAGAGTGGGTATTGCAATGTACAGGAGATCCTCAAGCAGGCCAAACTGAGTTTGTCTAGAGAGAGTATTCAAAACCCTATGCTAATTGAAGAACCACTGCCACTGACGCACAACTCAAACAGTGTCTCGGAGAAGTCGTCTGCACCTTCTACTAATAGTAAAGAAAAATTAGTCAGCAACTCGAGCAAGAGTGGCAGCAACCAAGTTACACCAAGTCCTGAGGAAACCCTTCTCTCTCCTATTATAGCGTTATTAAAAACTAATACAAATATTTCATCTGAGACCCAAAAACACGTTCCAAATAATGCCAGTTCCACGAAGGGAACAAAGATACGTGTAAGAAATCCATTCCAGAAGTCCAAAAATGTGACCGCAACGACTAAATCTGACTGTAAAGATTCTGATGTTGATATAAAAACTATGATGTGTATTGACGAAGGAACAACTACCACTGTACTCTCAGAGAGCTGCAACCAAGCAACTATCAACCACAGTAATCTCAATGAAAATCAATCTGCTGAAAATACATCTTCTCCTATGAGCGTACAGCATGTTGAAAATATGAACTTCTTGCTATCCAAACAACCTTTTCCCACCATCACTGATCCCCGTGACGATGAACTCGGATACCTCATGGACCAACTTCTCCCAGATCCTATGGATGATATAACGACGATGGACTTGGGGGGAGGTGCTCCCGTAGAGAGCGGAGGGAATCATTTACCACCAACTCTGCTAACAACTGAAGTTGAAACAAATGGAATTACGCAATTATTTAATGGGAAAACAGTGTCTGAAACTTTTGATGGAAACATGCTAGCGTTGCTTGAAGAAACTTCTTCATTTAAACTTCCTTCCTCTCAAGAACTTTCCAAATTGATGCAAAATGCAATGGAATTAGCCGATGATACTTCTCAAGTTGCCATGCCTACCAACGACAATGCAAGTAAAGCCTGTTCCGTTCGTTCTTCTACATCCCCACTTGACTCACCATGCCTTGGGATTGGAGATCAAAATTGTTTGCCTAACTCTCAAAAAATTGAAGCAGACCCTGACCCACTCGAAAAG GTCACAACGTTGCTCCATGCTGAATTGAGTTCAAACGTTCAAGATCTCAATAGAAGCACTGAGCACAGTATTTGTGATAATGATGACGGCACTTCTCAGAATGAGTCCGCTGAAAACAAACTATATTCCCTGAAGTCAGGTGCAAGTACTCCATCTTCACCTGGTGGCATTGCCGGCCAAGAAGACATCGATGACGTTAGAATTCAAGAAACCGAACACACTACAATACAGAACAATGGTATGCTAAAGTCAGATGATGAGGAGTCAATAACAGACAATTTGTGCaaagctgactcagcaaatTCTCCGGAGCTCTCTGGACATGATGATATTATGCCACAATCCAATGCCGTCTGTTTCGATAGCTTGAAGCCCTCACAAGTCAACCCTACAAATACAAAATCTGAGGCAACCATTCCCGATCTTGAACCACCTTCTCTGGACACAATATTGAACACCAACTCTTCATTATCGAATATTCAGCCCTGCGCGAACTCAAATTCCAACAACCATGAAATGCAGTCACCTAAACAGCACTCCACCGATCCTGTCATTATCTCTGATCAGTCTATAGACTCACAATCTGAGGGGTTCAGGGAAACGTTGCAGCCATCTGAAGACCAATCCCTTACTAATCCATTGATGGACACCATACCATCCGAAGACCAAGACTCACAAGCCACTACCAATCCATCGATGGACAAACCATCTGAAAACCAAGACTCATACCATCCATTGATGGACAAACCATCTGAAGACCAAGACTCACAATCTCCATCAATGGACACTATACCATCCGAAGACCAAGCCACTACCAATCCATCGATGGACAAACCATCTGAAGACCAAGACTCACACCATCCATTGATGGACAAACCATCTGAAAACCAAGACTCACAATCTCCATCAATGGACACTATACCATCCGAAGACCAAGCCACTACCAATCCATCGATAGACAAACCATCTAAAGACCAAGACTCACACCATCCATCGATGGACAAACCATCTGAAGACCAAGACTCACAATCTCCATCAATGGACACTATACAATCCGAAGACCAAGCCACTACCAATCCATCGATGGACAAACCATCTGAAGACCAAGACTCACACCATCCATCGATTGACAAACCATCTGAAGACCAAGACTCACAATCTCCATCAATGGACACTATACCATCCGAAGACCAAGCCACTACCAATCCATCGATGGACACCATACCGTCTGAAGACCAAGACTCACAAGCCACTACCAATCCATCGATGGACAAACCATCTGAAGACCAAGAATCACAATCCCTTACTAATCCATTGATGGACACCATACCATCCGAAGACCAAGACTCACAAGCCACTACCAATCCATCGATGGACAAACCATCTGAAGACCAAGACTCACACAATCCATTGATGGACTTACCATCTGAAGACCAAGACTCACAAGTACCTACCAATCCATCGATGGACACCACACCATCCGAAGACCAAGACTCACAAGCCACTACCAATCCATCGATGGACAAACCATCTGAAGACCAAGACTCACACAATCCATTGATGGACAAACCATCTGAAGACCAAGACTCACAATCTCCATCAATGGACACTATACTATCTGAAGACCAACACTCAAACAATCCATTGATGGACGTACCGTCTGAAGACCAAGACTCACAAGCCCCTACCAATCCATCGATGGACACCATACCATCTGAAGACCAAGACTCACAAGCTCCTACCAATCCATCGATGGACACTATACCGTCTGAAGACCAAGGCTCACAAGCCCCTACCAATCCATCGATTAGCACCTTTTTAGTGGAGCAGTTTCTCGGTGATGACCAGCAATCAGGCTCTTCCGTTCTTACCCGCTCTGCTCAGTTAAAAAGTGCGGATAGTTTCAGCAAACCTGCTCTAGGGTTTTCTCCGCTCGTGACTGACAATGAACTCGGTGTCTCACACTCTACCTCTGCTTCATTAAAGTCTAGCGTGAAACTCGAAAATGGACAAACAAACGAACCACCTGAAACCACAGATTTAATCAACGGCTCAGGTACAAAGACAAACACTGAGAAAACCATGGTTGATCATAAAGACGATCCTTTTCTGCTAGATTTTGAGGAAGGTTTTGATTCGTTGTCAAACTTAAATTTCCGCAAATTGTACCCGACTCGTTCCAAGTCTCGCCCGGCCTCCAATCATGCTCTCTCCTTAAGCAAGGTTCTGGGTAAGCGAGGGAGGTCAGTTCCTATGGAACTAAAGTCCCCCTTCAGTGAGACGAGCAGTGTGGGTGACAGTGTGTTCGAGGAGAAGAAGTGCGATGCACCTAAGAGAGGGAAGAGGAAGAA tttaactgagagcaGACCCTCCAGGAAGGTCAAAGTGTCTACTCCTCACTCCTCCACCACCAGTGCACCTGATCTGGAGCCCTCTACCGCCCCCGACACACCCACGGAGCCCTCTACCGCCCCCGACACACCCACAATG gtggggGACATTGTATGGGCGAAAGCGTCCCAGCTTCCCGGATGGCCTGGCCGGATAATTTCTCACAAGAAGAGGCGAGGGATGGGAACACCACCAGAGAACatg GTATGGGTAGAATGGTTCGGTAGTGGGTCCACCGTCAGTATGGTGGATGTGGCTAATGTGAGGCCTCTGGAAGAGGGTGTCAAAACCAGAGGGGCAttcaagaacaagaaaaagaaaaaattgGAAAAAGCAATAAGTCTGGCTCGAAAGGCTTTACAAGCCAAATAA